A DNA window from Hydrogenophaga taeniospiralis contains the following coding sequences:
- a CDS encoding 2Fe-2S iron-sulfur cluster-binding protein: MTTLTVLPSGKTYEVAAGTTLLKALLTVGEPVVSKCGGNAKCESCHVFVTSGRKSLSRIQPVENQKLDGMVGVASASRLACQAVLGEEPVTVELLLTA; the protein is encoded by the coding sequence ATGACCACACTCACCGTTCTCCCATCCGGCAAAACCTACGAAGTCGCCGCCGGCACCACCCTGCTCAAAGCCCTGCTCACCGTGGGGGAGCCGGTGGTGAGCAAATGCGGTGGAAATGCCAAATGCGAGAGCTGCCACGTCTTCGTCACCAGCGGACGCAAGAGCCTCTCGCGCATCCAGCCGGTGGAAAACCAGAAGCTCGACGGCATGGTGGGCGTGGCCTCCGCCTCGCGCCTGGCCTGCCAGGCCGTGCTCGGCGAAGAGCCGGTCACGGTGGAGCTGTTGTTGACGGCTTGA
- a CDS encoding type II toxin-antitoxin system HipA family toxin — protein MATAKKTRTSPYRSVDAVEVSAWGQRVGAVAREPTKNYYAFQYDPAWVKTGIELAPITMPLAQASEPFIFTDLPEPTYKRLPALLADALPDDFGNALIDAWMADQGITKTAITSLDRLAYMGKRGMGALTFRPLRGPSPSKPTAIHLGQLVEAARLAVMGDFDGENHTHAALKQIIQVGTSAGGARAKATIAWNPDTEEVRTGQFDIPDGFEAWLLKFDGMGKDSALGPSKGYGRIEYAYHLMATEAGIDMSPCRLLEENGRAHFMTRRFDREGNQRHHLQTLCAMAHLDYKQVATHSYNQLFQTANQLQLGRGALVEILRRMVFNVLAVNNDDHTKNFSFLLREGASWALAPAYDITHAFNPDNEWVKQHLMSVNGRFHQITRLDVREVADRFGLLSDVTDVIDKVQQAVGQWQGFAKRAGVDNAEAEAIASQIAERAF, from the coding sequence ATGGCAACCGCAAAGAAAACAAGAACCTCGCCGTACCGGAGCGTCGACGCCGTGGAGGTGAGTGCCTGGGGCCAGCGGGTGGGCGCCGTCGCGCGCGAGCCGACCAAGAACTACTACGCCTTCCAATACGACCCGGCGTGGGTGAAGACCGGCATCGAGTTGGCCCCGATCACCATGCCACTGGCGCAGGCCAGCGAGCCCTTCATCTTCACGGACCTGCCGGAGCCGACCTACAAGCGCCTGCCAGCGCTCCTGGCCGACGCCCTGCCAGACGACTTCGGCAACGCGCTGATCGATGCCTGGATGGCCGATCAAGGCATCACCAAGACGGCCATCACCTCACTGGACCGCCTGGCCTACATGGGCAAGCGCGGCATGGGCGCCCTCACCTTCAGACCTCTGCGCGGGCCCAGTCCGAGCAAGCCAACCGCCATCCATCTGGGCCAGCTGGTCGAAGCCGCACGCCTGGCCGTGATGGGCGATTTCGACGGGGAAAACCACACCCATGCGGCGCTCAAGCAAATCATCCAGGTAGGGACCTCCGCAGGCGGGGCGCGCGCCAAGGCCACCATCGCCTGGAACCCCGACACCGAGGAGGTGCGCACCGGCCAGTTCGACATCCCGGACGGGTTCGAAGCCTGGTTGCTGAAGTTCGACGGCATGGGCAAAGACAGCGCGCTCGGTCCGTCCAAGGGGTACGGCCGCATCGAGTACGCCTACCACCTCATGGCCACCGAGGCGGGCATCGACATGTCGCCGTGTCGGCTGCTGGAAGAGAACGGGCGTGCGCACTTCATGACCCGGCGATTCGACCGCGAGGGCAACCAGCGCCACCACCTGCAGACGCTGTGTGCCATGGCGCACCTGGACTACAAGCAGGTGGCCACCCACAGCTACAACCAGCTGTTCCAGACAGCGAATCAGCTCCAGCTGGGCCGTGGTGCACTGGTAGAGATCCTGCGTCGCATGGTCTTCAATGTGCTGGCCGTCAACAACGACGACCACACCAAAAATTTCTCCTTCCTGTTGCGAGAAGGCGCCAGCTGGGCGCTGGCCCCCGCCTACGACATCACCCACGCGTTCAATCCGGACAACGAGTGGGTCAAGCAGCACCTGATGTCGGTCAACGGCCGCTTCCATCAGATCACGCGCCTCGACGTGCGTGAGGTGGCTGATCGCTTCGGTCTGCTCTCGGATGTGACCGACGTGATTGACAAGGTGCAGCAGGCGGTCGGTCAATGGCAAGGGTTCGCGAAACGCGCGGGCGTGGACAACGCGGAGGCCGAGGCGATCGCCAGCCAGATCGCCGAGCGGGCTTTCTAG
- a CDS encoding helix-turn-helix domain-containing protein: protein MNEGHTTNELLAELGEQLRAQRLRLNLTLEEVAKHAGLSINVVRRLESGEGSTLASFVTVLRVLRRDEWLSTLQPPVTINPLNMLKKRAPRQRAYKPRKQNPN from the coding sequence ATGAACGAAGGACACACGACGAACGAACTTCTGGCGGAGCTGGGGGAGCAGCTGCGCGCCCAGCGGCTCCGCTTGAACCTCACGCTCGAAGAGGTGGCCAAGCACGCAGGCCTGTCCATCAACGTCGTGCGTCGGCTGGAGAGCGGGGAAGGCTCGACGCTGGCCTCGTTCGTGACGGTGCTGCGGGTCCTGCGCCGCGATGAGTGGCTTTCCACGCTGCAGCCGCCCGTGACGATCAACCCGCTGAACATGCTCAAGAAGCGCGCGCCACGCCAGCGCGCCTACAAGCCCCGCAAGCAGAACCCGAACTGA
- a CDS encoding NifB/NifX family molybdenum-iron cluster-binding protein, with amino-acid sequence MKVAIATHKAWSQVSGHAGQAREWLLFDCQSGQPLPEPQRVTLSKEQLPHHFKDDGPHPLHGVALLIAGSAGDGFLRHMAGWGAQVLLTGETDPLTALNKVLAGEALPDTRFDVTTALCKLRDLFSRH; translated from the coding sequence ATGAAAGTCGCCATCGCCACCCACAAGGCCTGGAGCCAGGTCAGCGGCCACGCCGGCCAGGCCCGCGAATGGCTGCTGTTCGATTGCCAGAGCGGCCAGCCGCTGCCCGAGCCGCAGCGCGTCACGCTCAGCAAGGAGCAGCTGCCCCACCACTTCAAGGACGACGGACCGCACCCCCTGCACGGCGTGGCGCTGCTGATCGCGGGCAGCGCGGGTGACGGCTTTCTGCGCCACATGGCGGGCTGGGGGGCGCAGGTGCTGCTGACCGGCGAGACCGATCCGTTGACGGCGCTGAACAAGGTGCTGGCCGGCGAGGCGCTGCCCGACACGCGCTTCGACGTCACCACCGCGCTGTGCAAGCTGCGCGACCTGTTTTCGCGGCATTGA
- the modB gene encoding molybdate ABC transporter permease subunit: MGLTDSELQAIWLTVRLAGIVTLILLLVGTPIAWWLARSKAWWKGPVGAVVALPLVLPPSVLGFYLLLAMGPHGPVGQLTQALGIGALPFTFWGLVVASVFYSLPFMVQPLQTAFEAVGDRPLEVAATLRASPLDAFFTVAVPLALPGFLTASILTFAHTVGEFGVVLMIGGNLPGVTRVASVQIYDHVEAMEYLQAHRLSAVMLVFSFIVLLALYAWRPKPKEGH; encoded by the coding sequence ATGGGACTGACCGACAGCGAACTGCAAGCCATCTGGCTGACCGTGCGGCTGGCCGGCATCGTGACCCTGATCCTGCTGCTGGTGGGCACGCCCATCGCGTGGTGGCTGGCGCGCAGCAAGGCCTGGTGGAAAGGCCCGGTGGGCGCGGTGGTGGCCTTGCCGCTGGTGTTGCCGCCCTCGGTGCTGGGCTTCTACCTGCTGCTGGCCATGGGGCCGCACGGGCCGGTGGGCCAGCTCACGCAGGCGCTGGGCATCGGTGCTTTGCCCTTCACCTTCTGGGGCCTGGTGGTGGCCTCGGTGTTCTATTCCCTGCCCTTCATGGTGCAGCCCCTGCAGACCGCCTTTGAAGCGGTCGGTGACCGGCCGCTGGAAGTCGCCGCCACCTTGCGGGCTTCGCCGCTGGACGCCTTCTTCACCGTGGCCGTGCCTCTGGCGCTGCCCGGCTTCCTGACCGCGTCGATCCTCACCTTCGCGCACACCGTGGGCGAGTTCGGTGTGGTGCTGATGATCGGCGGCAACCTGCCCGGTGTGACCCGCGTGGCCTCGGTGCAGATCTACGACCACGTGGAAGCCATGGAGTACCTGCAGGCGCACCGCCTGTCCGCCGTCATGCTGGTGTTCTCGTTCATCGTGCTGCTGGCCCTGTACGCCTGGCGGCCGAAGCCCAAGGAAGGGCACTGA
- the modC gene encoding molybdenum ABC transporter ATP-binding protein, producing MPGIQTRFHLHWPGFSLDVDLALPARGVTALFGHSGSGKTTLLRCIAGLERAPQGRLVVHGEVWQDSGVWLPTHQRPLGYVFQEASLFPHLTVMGNLRYGLRRLPGAGKRGLDQAIELLGIGHLLDRKPARLSGGERSRIGIARALALGPRLLLMDEPLAALDLARKQEILPYLERLHRELDIPVIYVSHAPDEVARLADHIVAMEAGRALASGPLAEVLSRVDLPIRLGEDAGVVLEGVVVERDAAWSLARVAFPGGCLWVRDGGQEKGATVRIRILARDVSLALSPATDTSLLNSLPVVVDQLADDSHPALALCRLQVGTSSSLLARLTRRSADALGLAPGQAVWAQIKAVALIG from the coding sequence ATGCCCGGCATCCAGACCCGCTTTCACCTTCACTGGCCGGGGTTTTCGCTCGACGTGGACCTGGCCTTGCCCGCGCGCGGCGTGACCGCCTTGTTCGGGCACTCCGGCTCCGGCAAGACCACGCTGCTGCGCTGCATTGCCGGCCTGGAGCGCGCGCCGCAAGGGCGGCTGGTCGTCCATGGCGAGGTCTGGCAAGACAGCGGGGTCTGGCTCCCCACGCACCAGCGCCCGCTGGGCTACGTGTTCCAGGAAGCCAGCCTGTTCCCCCACCTCACCGTCATGGGCAACCTGCGCTATGGCCTGCGGCGCCTGCCCGGCGCGGGCAAACGGGGGCTGGACCAGGCCATTGAACTGTTGGGCATCGGCCACCTGCTGGACCGCAAGCCCGCCCGCTTGTCGGGCGGCGAGCGCAGCCGCATCGGCATCGCGCGGGCGCTGGCCCTGGGCCCGCGGCTCTTGCTCATGGACGAGCCCCTGGCGGCGCTCGACCTGGCGCGCAAGCAGGAAATCCTGCCCTACCTGGAGCGCCTGCACCGTGAGCTGGACATCCCGGTGATCTACGTGAGCCACGCGCCCGACGAGGTGGCGCGGCTGGCCGACCACATCGTCGCCATGGAGGCGGGCAGGGCGCTGGCCTCGGGCCCGCTGGCCGAGGTGTTGTCTCGCGTCGATCTGCCGATCCGCCTGGGCGAAGACGCGGGCGTGGTGCTGGAGGGCGTGGTGGTGGAGCGCGACGCGGCCTGGAGCCTGGCGCGGGTGGCGTTCCCCGGCGGCTGCCTCTGGGTGCGCGACGGCGGGCAAGAGAAAGGCGCCACGGTGCGCATCCGCATCCTGGCGCGCGACGTGAGCCTGGCGCTCTCGCCCGCGACCGACACGAGCCTGCTCAACAGCCTGCCGGTGGTGGTCGACCAGCTGGCGGATGACAGCCACCCGGCGCTGGCGCTGTGTCGTTTGCAGGTGGGGACTTCGTCGTCGTTGCTGGCGCGGTTGACGCGGCGCTCGGCGGATGCGCTGGGGTTGGCGCCGGGTCAGGCGGTTTGGGCGCAGATCAAGGCGGTGGCGTTGATCGGGTAG
- the rfbF gene encoding glucose-1-phosphate cytidylyltransferase — translation MKAVILAGGFGTRISEESATKPKPMIEIGGKPMLWHIMKIYSKAGINDFVICCGYKGYVIKEYFANYFLHTADFTFDIKNNKMEVHHTQAEPWRITLVDTGEATMTGGRIKRIKDYVAGEPFCLTYGDGVCDMDMNRLLAFHHEQKSIATLTAVQPPGRFGAFTLREDDSKIHNFSEKTKGDGAWINGGFFVMEPEVFDYFSGDESVLEQEPLMQLAHQGKLAAYRHDGFWQNMDTLRDKNHLESLWAGPKAPWKIW, via the coding sequence ATGAAAGCGGTAATTTTGGCAGGTGGCTTTGGAACTCGAATCAGCGAGGAAAGCGCCACCAAACCCAAACCAATGATTGAAATTGGCGGCAAGCCCATGCTCTGGCACATCATGAAAATTTATTCCAAAGCAGGAATAAACGACTTCGTGATCTGCTGTGGCTACAAAGGCTATGTGATCAAAGAATATTTCGCCAACTATTTTCTCCATACGGCCGACTTTACTTTCGACATCAAGAACAACAAAATGGAGGTGCACCATACCCAGGCTGAGCCATGGCGAATCACTCTGGTCGATACCGGCGAAGCAACCATGACCGGTGGGAGAATCAAGAGAATCAAGGACTACGTCGCTGGTGAACCTTTCTGCCTGACCTATGGCGACGGCGTGTGCGATATGGACATGAATCGGCTACTCGCCTTTCACCATGAACAAAAATCGATTGCCACGCTCACCGCTGTGCAGCCACCGGGGCGCTTCGGCGCTTTTACGTTAAGAGAAGACGACAGCAAAATCCACAACTTCAGCGAAAAGACAAAAGGGGACGGAGCGTGGATCAACGGTGGCTTTTTTGTCATGGAACCTGAGGTTTTTGATTATTTCTCGGGCGACGAAAGTGTTTTAGAGCAAGAACCACTCATGCAGCTGGCCCACCAAGGCAAGCTGGCGGCTTATCGCCACGATGGCTTCTGGCAAAACATGGATACCCTTCGGGACAAGAACCATCTTGAAAGTCTCTGGGCTGGCCCCAAAGCACCCTGGAAGATTTGGTAA
- a CDS encoding glycosyltransferase family 2 protein — translation MNNAPLVSIGVPVYNGEKSLARTLDCLLGQTYKNIELVLSDNASTDATAQICQKYCAQDHRIRYVRQEKNLGLPGNWTYVADQAKGEFFMWAAADDHWEPEFIEVLVKKLLAEPEAILAFCPYRLFNKETQEYEGEEVLEDYGHRYALVRIYKLTRQLLDRSNHALIRRQRAKDIEYKLWLFPAITTVYNVAFPSLYFLAAKGNFVLTSLDKPLWRKTMTSKPAHDLPQHARHPGLTYLGHVIRKIHLFFRSLAYIRRGADSYLFMLACAPILFARMTHDIVVPVWVVLKVVVSGRKMKDFSPHDFWKMGVR, via the coding sequence ATGAACAATGCTCCATTGGTCAGTATTGGTGTGCCGGTCTACAACGGAGAAAAATCCCTCGCGCGCACGCTGGACTGCCTGCTGGGACAAACCTATAAGAATATTGAATTGGTCTTGTCCGACAATGCTTCTACCGACGCAACAGCGCAAATCTGCCAGAAATACTGCGCTCAGGATCATCGAATCAGATACGTGCGGCAGGAGAAGAATCTGGGGCTGCCTGGCAATTGGACGTATGTTGCCGACCAAGCCAAAGGCGAGTTTTTCATGTGGGCGGCGGCAGATGACCACTGGGAGCCGGAATTCATAGAAGTCTTGGTGAAGAAGCTGCTCGCGGAACCCGAAGCAATATTGGCATTCTGTCCCTACCGCCTCTTCAACAAAGAGACGCAGGAATACGAAGGCGAAGAGGTTCTCGAAGACTACGGGCACCGCTATGCGCTGGTGAGAATCTACAAGCTAACCAGGCAGTTGCTTGATCGTAGCAACCACGCGCTGATCCGAAGGCAGCGCGCCAAAGACATTGAATACAAGCTTTGGCTGTTTCCAGCAATCACAACGGTTTATAACGTCGCTTTTCCATCTCTGTATTTTCTTGCGGCCAAGGGAAACTTCGTTTTGACATCCCTGGACAAGCCCTTGTGGCGCAAGACCATGACCAGCAAACCGGCGCATGATTTGCCGCAGCACGCACGCCACCCAGGATTGACCTATCTCGGTCATGTGATTCGGAAAATACATCTGTTCTTCCGGTCGCTGGCCTACATCAGGCGTGGGGCAGATTCATATTTGTTCATGCTGGCTTGTGCGCCGATTCTGTTTGCCAGGATGACTCACGACATTGTTGTTCCGGTATGGGTGGTGCTGAAGGTTGTTGTTTCCGGCAGGAAGATGAAAGATTTTTCCCCTCATGACTTTTGGAAAATGGGCGTTCGCTGA
- a CDS encoding NAD(P)H-dependent oxidoreductase: MIIIDTALKKRQSDNNPIRVAMVGAGFMGRGVALQIINSTPGMKLVAVSNRSIDQARRAYNEANVQDVVVVETVAQLEDAIAQDRYAITDDAFLLCQADGIDAIIEVTGAVEFSAQVVFMAIQHGKHVIMMNAELDGTVGPILKVYADKAGVVLTNVDGDQPGVIMNLYRFVKGIGVKPVLCGNIKGLHDPYRNPTTQEGFAKKWGQNPAMVTSFADGTKISYEQAIVANATGMRVAKRGMFGPTVETGTPITEAVNWYPHEELLQGPGIVDYVVGAAPNPGVFVLGTHDHPQQKHYLNLYKLGEGPLYCFYTPYHLCHFEVPNTVARAVLFSDAAIAPIAGPCVDVVAAAKIDLKAGQLIDGIGGYMTYGLAENSHVVNQGRLLPMGLAEGCRLRRDVPKDQVLSMDDVVMPEGRLSDRLRVEQNAYFSN; the protein is encoded by the coding sequence ATGATAATTATTGATACTGCGTTGAAGAAACGCCAGTCCGACAACAACCCTATTCGGGTGGCCATGGTGGGCGCAGGATTTATGGGGCGCGGGGTTGCTCTGCAAATTATCAATTCCACTCCGGGCATGAAACTGGTGGCAGTTTCCAACCGGAGCATTGATCAAGCCCGGCGCGCGTACAACGAAGCCAATGTCCAGGACGTGGTGGTTGTGGAAACCGTCGCGCAGCTGGAAGATGCCATTGCGCAAGACCGCTATGCGATCACCGATGATGCATTTCTGCTCTGCCAGGCGGATGGAATAGATGCCATCATCGAGGTGACTGGCGCCGTGGAGTTCAGCGCCCAAGTGGTATTCATGGCCATTCAACATGGCAAACACGTGATCATGATGAATGCCGAGCTTGACGGCACAGTCGGCCCAATACTCAAGGTGTATGCCGATAAAGCTGGTGTGGTACTCACCAACGTCGATGGCGACCAGCCTGGCGTCATCATGAATCTGTACAGATTTGTCAAGGGGATAGGCGTAAAGCCGGTCTTGTGCGGAAACATCAAAGGCTTGCACGATCCCTATCGCAACCCGACCACACAAGAAGGATTTGCCAAGAAATGGGGGCAAAACCCCGCGATGGTGACCTCATTTGCCGATGGCACCAAAATTTCGTATGAGCAAGCCATCGTGGCAAACGCTACCGGCATGCGGGTGGCTAAACGCGGAATGTTCGGACCAACGGTTGAAACCGGCACCCCTATTACCGAGGCCGTGAATTGGTATCCGCATGAAGAACTTCTGCAAGGCCCAGGGATAGTTGACTACGTGGTTGGAGCCGCTCCAAATCCAGGTGTCTTTGTTCTGGGCACACACGATCATCCCCAGCAAAAGCACTACCTCAATTTATACAAACTGGGCGAAGGTCCGTTGTATTGTTTTTACACGCCTTATCACTTGTGCCACTTTGAGGTACCCAATACGGTTGCGCGCGCGGTATTGTTCTCTGACGCTGCAATCGCACCCATTGCGGGACCGTGCGTTGACGTGGTCGCCGCCGCAAAAATTGACCTGAAAGCAGGGCAACTTATTGACGGCATCGGTGGCTACATGACCTATGGATTGGCTGAAAACTCGCATGTTGTGAACCAAGGCCGTCTGCTCCCGATGGGATTGGCCGAGGGATGTCGCCTGAGGCGTGACGTCCCTAAAGACCAGGTGCTGAGCATGGACGATGTCGTTATGCCGGAAGGCCGATTGAGTGACAGACTCCGTGTAGAGCAAAACGCATATTTCAGCAATTGA
- the rfbC gene encoding dTDP-4-dehydrorhamnose 3,5-epimerase, whose protein sequence is MIFTETKLSGAYIIDLEKRGDSRGFFARSFCQDEFERHGLVNKVVQTNVSLSKHQGTLRGMHYQESPYAETKLVRCTQGAIYDVIVDIRPESPTFKQWIGVELSSSNHRMLFVPQHFAHGFITLVDDSEVTYQVSQVYHPGSERGIRYNDPALGIVWPQEVKVISDKDASWPDMKQ, encoded by the coding sequence ATGATATTCACCGAAACCAAATTGTCCGGGGCATACATCATCGACCTGGAAAAGCGCGGAGATTCCCGCGGCTTCTTTGCCAGGTCTTTTTGCCAGGACGAATTCGAGCGGCATGGTCTGGTGAACAAAGTGGTGCAGACCAATGTTTCTCTGAGCAAACACCAGGGGACATTGCGCGGCATGCACTATCAGGAATCGCCCTATGCCGAAACCAAGTTGGTACGATGCACCCAGGGCGCCATTTACGATGTCATTGTAGATATTCGCCCTGAGTCTCCAACCTTCAAACAGTGGATTGGGGTTGAGTTGTCAAGCAGCAATCACCGCATGCTGTTTGTGCCGCAGCACTTCGCGCATGGATTCATTACCCTGGTGGATGACAGCGAAGTCACCTACCAGGTTTCCCAGGTTTACCACCCTGGTTCGGAGCGTGGCATCAGATACAACGACCCAGCTTTGGGAATCGTTTGGCCGCAAGAGGTCAAGGTGATTTCTGACAAAGATGCCAGCTGGCCCGACATGAAGCAGTGA
- a CDS encoding NAD-dependent epimerase/dehydratase family protein — translation MKILVTGTDGYIGSLLGSVLLERGHDVVGIDTGFYRDGWLYNAVKQSPRWISKDIRDITEKDLEGFEAVVHLAELSNDPLGKLNNDITYEINHVGSVELAKKCKNVGVSRFVYTSSCSVYGIGGDDFKTEESATDPQTAYAKCKVRVERDVSPLASEHFSPTFLRNATAYGPSPRMRFDIVLNNLSGLAWTTQEIKMTSDGQPWRPLVHVLDICDAIACVLDAPREKVHKQIFNVGATSDNYRVKEIAEIVAETFTGCALSFGNHDADNRSYRVSFDKISTQLGFKCKRNAKIGAEQLHEVFKRIDMPPEIFNFRAFTRLKQIEYLIRTQQIDDKFFWSV, via the coding sequence GTGAAAATTCTAGTGACCGGGACAGATGGTTATATTGGAAGCTTGCTGGGCTCAGTCCTGTTGGAGCGTGGTCATGACGTGGTGGGCATCGACACCGGTTTCTACCGAGATGGCTGGCTGTACAACGCAGTCAAACAATCACCACGGTGGATAAGCAAAGACATTCGCGATATTACCGAAAAGGACCTTGAGGGTTTTGAGGCGGTGGTGCACCTGGCCGAGTTGTCCAATGACCCTTTGGGGAAGCTCAACAATGACATCACCTATGAAATCAATCATGTGGGCTCGGTTGAGCTGGCCAAGAAATGCAAGAACGTCGGCGTAAGCCGTTTTGTCTACACCTCTTCTTGCAGCGTGTATGGCATTGGTGGTGACGATTTCAAAACCGAAGAATCGGCTACCGACCCACAAACCGCATACGCCAAATGCAAGGTGAGAGTCGAGCGCGATGTATCACCATTGGCCTCGGAACATTTCAGCCCTACGTTTCTGCGCAATGCCACAGCCTATGGGCCTTCGCCCCGCATGCGCTTTGACATTGTGCTGAACAACCTGTCCGGATTGGCATGGACAACCCAGGAAATCAAAATGACCAGTGATGGCCAGCCGTGGCGACCGCTGGTACACGTTCTGGACATTTGCGACGCCATCGCCTGTGTGCTGGATGCGCCGCGCGAGAAAGTTCACAAACAGATATTCAATGTGGGCGCCACATCGGACAACTACCGGGTCAAAGAGATCGCCGAGATCGTTGCCGAGACCTTCACCGGATGTGCGCTCAGTTTTGGCAATCACGATGCCGACAATCGAAGCTATCGGGTCTCATTTGACAAGATCAGCACCCAGCTGGGCTTCAAGTGCAAGCGCAACGCCAAGATTGGTGCAGAACAACTCCACGAGGTGTTCAAGAGAATCGACATGCCACCCGAAATCTTCAACTTCCGGGCCTTTACCCGCCTCAAGCAGATTGAATATCTTATCCGCACCCAGCAGATTGACGACAAGTTCTTCTGGAGCGTTTGA
- a CDS encoding glycoside hydrolase family 25 protein, which produces MNPHTPGPQRHTTRHRLSTLLLLAAISACEPRTPPAAGPVSAPAAPAPLPAASAPAPVSATEVVEGVDLSNWQGGEVNFAQMKQAGQRFVFVKASEGATIVDPDHARNVQQARAAGLAVGSYHFYDSADTPQAQFRNFSAQLSLKPGDLPPVVDIERLSQGDTQALAPALQQFLGLLEQQHGVKPILYSGEYFANEYLSAFDAYPLWLAEYSGEASPQLPKGWTRWTFWQHSQSGKVAGVPGPVDLNRFNGNPSQLQALTVR; this is translated from the coding sequence ATGAACCCGCACACCCCAGGCCCACAGCGCCACACCACACGGCACAGGCTGAGCACCCTCTTGCTGCTGGCGGCCATCAGCGCCTGCGAGCCGCGCACGCCCCCAGCGGCCGGGCCGGTCAGCGCCCCCGCGGCCCCCGCACCGCTGCCAGCGGCTTCCGCGCCAGCGCCCGTCAGCGCGACCGAAGTCGTCGAAGGGGTGGACCTGTCCAACTGGCAAGGCGGTGAGGTGAACTTTGCGCAGATGAAGCAGGCCGGCCAGCGCTTCGTGTTCGTCAAGGCGAGCGAAGGCGCCACCATCGTCGACCCCGACCACGCCCGCAACGTGCAGCAGGCCCGCGCCGCGGGCCTGGCGGTGGGCAGCTACCACTTCTACGACAGTGCCGACACGCCGCAGGCCCAGTTCCGCAACTTCTCGGCCCAACTGAGCCTGAAGCCGGGGGACCTGCCCCCGGTGGTGGACATCGAGCGGCTGAGCCAGGGTGACACCCAAGCCTTGGCGCCAGCGTTGCAGCAGTTTCTGGGCCTGCTGGAACAGCAGCACGGCGTCAAACCCATCCTCTATTCGGGCGAGTACTTTGCCAACGAGTACCTGTCCGCCTTTGACGCCTACCCACTCTGGCTGGCCGAGTACAGCGGCGAAGCCAGCCCGCAGCTGCCCAAGGGCTGGACGCGCTGGACCTTCTGGCAGCACAGCCAGAGCGGCAAAGTGGCCGGTGTGCCTGGCCCGGTGGACCTGAACCGCTTCAATGGAAACCCAAGCCAACTCCAGGCGCTCACGGTCCGATAG